One Trichoderma asperellum chromosome 5, complete sequence genomic region harbors:
- a CDS encoding uncharacterized protein (BUSCO:EOG092D465Q): protein MHSSFTRLQNVFGFFTTVAFVLGAFIAATDLGSARTPSGVIKTDNIQVVKGRPHYYSSKKEEYAIIRFSLEADLSSLFTWNTKQLFVYVTADWTSPGGTNNSAVIWDSIITNPSADHLQNLGPVAMKKLKKSAEGKSIAPERGLLKLKNQKPKYQITHPSGKIAETADVTLKLHYNVQPWVGVLTWNMDKPLGVWNAMRGGVSDLFTLPALKSKDGKGKDTKDKSSTKSKKSKKP from the exons ATGCACAGCTCCTTCACCCGACTCCAGAACGTCTTCGGCTTCTTCACCACAGTCGCCTTCGTCCTTGGCGCATTCATCGCGGCCACAGATCTCGGCTCCGCTCGCACCCCCAGCGGCGTCATAAAAACCGACAACATCCAAGT TGTAAAGGGCCGACCCCACTACTACTCTTCGAAGAAGGAAGAGTATGCCATCATTCGCTTCTCTTTGGAAGCTGACCTCTCCTCACTCTTCACATGGAACACAAAGCAACTCTTCGTATATGTAACGGCAGACTGGACTAGCCCTGGCGGTACCAACAACTCCGCCGTCATCTGGGatagcatcatcaccaaccccAGTGCCGACCACTTACAGAACCTCGGCCCTGTGGCtatgaagaagctcaagaagagCGCCGAGGGAAAGAGCATTGCGCCTGAAAG AGGACTGCTCAAGCTCAAGAACCAGAAGCCCAAGTACCAAATTACCCATCCCAGCGGCAAGATCGCCGAGACTGCCGACGTAACTCTGAAGCTACATTACAACGTACAGCCTTGGGTTGGTGTCTTGACATGGAACATGGACAAGCCGCTTGGCGTGTGGAATGCCATGAGGGGTGGCGTTAGTGACCTGTTTACGCTTCCTGCGCTCAAGTCTAAGGATGGCAAGGGTAAGGACACCAAGGATAAGAGTAGCacaaagagcaagaagagcaagaagcctTGA